The Kocuria sp. TGY1127_2 genome includes a window with the following:
- a CDS encoding acetyl-CoA C-acetyltransferase codes for MSHLNDVVIVGGARTPQGKIMGQLAGLTAVDLGAHAIAASLERSGVSAEQVDQVFMGHVVQAGCGQNPAKSSALEAGISRNVPAMTLNKVCLSGLAAVTEAARLIRLGEADVVVAGGQESMSSAPHVAPGVRAGKSYGDLRLVDAVARDGLTDAQDGRSMGAMTEEDNVPRGIGREEQDEIAAASHRRAGEAAASGILGEEIAPLRIPQRKGEPVTVDSDQGIRPDSTTETLGKLRPAFAHNGTITAGNSSPLSDGAAALIVTSKTFAEDHGLEWLAEVGAAGQTAGPDGALHSQPSQATQAALDKGGWTAQDLDFWEINEAFAAVALQSGRDLNIDQEKINIHGGAIALGHPIGASGARLALHAAYELKRRNGGKAAVSLCGGGGQGEALLLFR; via the coding sequence GTGTCCCATCTCAATGACGTCGTGATTGTGGGCGGCGCTCGCACTCCGCAGGGAAAAATTATGGGACAACTCGCGGGGCTCACGGCCGTGGACCTTGGGGCTCACGCGATCGCCGCGTCCCTCGAACGTTCCGGGGTGTCCGCGGAGCAGGTGGACCAGGTTTTCATGGGGCACGTGGTCCAGGCCGGTTGCGGACAGAACCCGGCGAAATCCTCGGCGCTGGAAGCGGGAATTTCACGGAATGTTCCAGCCATGACCCTCAACAAGGTCTGCCTTTCGGGTCTCGCTGCCGTGACCGAGGCCGCTCGGCTGATTCGTTTGGGGGAGGCCGACGTCGTGGTGGCCGGAGGCCAAGAATCCATGTCCTCAGCGCCGCACGTGGCCCCCGGGGTACGGGCAGGGAAATCGTACGGGGACCTTCGGCTTGTCGACGCCGTGGCGCGTGACGGGCTCACGGACGCACAGGACGGTCGCTCGATGGGTGCGATGACCGAAGAGGACAACGTGCCTCGCGGCATCGGACGTGAGGAGCAGGATGAGATCGCGGCCGCTTCGCATCGCCGAGCGGGTGAGGCCGCGGCATCGGGGATTCTGGGCGAAGAGATCGCACCGCTGAGAATTCCCCAGCGCAAGGGCGAACCCGTGACGGTGGATTCGGACCAGGGCATCCGCCCCGACTCCACGACCGAAACTTTGGGCAAGCTGCGCCCTGCTTTTGCCCACAACGGCACGATTACTGCCGGAAACTCCTCGCCGCTGTCCGACGGTGCCGCGGCGCTGATCGTGACATCCAAGACGTTCGCAGAGGATCACGGACTCGAATGGCTTGCCGAGGTCGGGGCAGCCGGCCAAACGGCGGGCCCTGATGGCGCCCTGCATTCTCAACCGTCCCAGGCGACCCAGGCCGCCTTGGACAAGGGCGGTTGGACGGCTCAGGATCTCGATTTCTGGGAGATCAACGAGGCCTTTGCCGCGGTCGCTCTGCAGTCCGGTCGCGACCTGAACATCGACCAGGAGAAGATCAATATTCACGGGGGCGCGATTGCGCTGGGTCACCCGATCGGTGCTTCCGGCGCGCGGCTGGCCTTGCACGCGGCCTACGAGCTGAAGCGCCGGAATGGCGGCAAGGCCGCCGTCTCGCTGTGCGGCGGCGGTGGGCAGGGCGAGGCCCTGTTGCTGTTCCGGTAG
- a CDS encoding magnesium and cobalt transport protein CorA: protein MAYLLHTLIDSSEQTHPQDSAEDAIAALSTSPGSSACLVVEDPSDEELKRLAESLDLHPLAVEDASHGHQRPKLERYGEALFLAVHPISYTDRTEKLSIGEIHAFIGPNYFLVTIPEGGASQLVLNQMRRAFKRQHLEPHNPQTLLYFLLDGVVDEYEPILMDLEEDLDEIEEDLFTGSNSSQRIYELFKEVVKFQRGTRPLSYLLDLLMRGAEKYETPKQLHPHFRDVKDHVLRALEHLDSLRSALQNALTVDSTLVGQRQNDAMKRLSSWAAILAVPTVIAGIYGMNFEVMPELKWTVGYPLVLGLMALICGTLYLVFKKKNWM from the coding sequence ATGGCGTATCTTCTTCACACTCTCATTGATTCGAGCGAACAAACTCATCCGCAGGATTCGGCGGAGGACGCCATCGCAGCGTTGTCCACCTCTCCTGGCTCGAGCGCATGTTTGGTGGTCGAGGATCCTTCGGACGAGGAGCTGAAACGTCTGGCGGAGTCCCTCGATCTTCACCCCCTCGCGGTCGAGGATGCCTCGCACGGACATCAACGGCCGAAACTGGAGCGATACGGTGAGGCGCTCTTCCTGGCGGTTCATCCGATCTCGTATACGGACAGGACCGAGAAGCTGTCGATCGGTGAAATTCACGCTTTCATCGGGCCCAATTACTTTCTGGTGACCATACCGGAAGGTGGGGCCTCCCAGCTGGTCCTGAACCAGATGCGTCGAGCGTTCAAACGCCAGCACCTGGAGCCGCACAATCCGCAGACTTTGCTGTATTTCCTGCTCGACGGCGTTGTCGACGAGTACGAACCGATCCTGATGGACCTCGAAGAAGACCTGGACGAGATCGAGGAGGATCTTTTCACGGGAAGCAATTCCTCCCAGCGCATTTACGAACTTTTCAAAGAAGTCGTGAAATTCCAGCGGGGCACGCGCCCGCTGAGTTACTTGCTGGATCTGTTGATGCGCGGTGCCGAGAAGTATGAGACCCCGAAGCAGCTCCATCCGCATTTCCGCGACGTCAAGGACCACGTGCTGCGAGCACTGGAACACCTGGACAGCCTCCGCTCCGCCTTGCAGAACGCGCTCACCGTGGACTCCACGCTGGTGGGCCAACGGCAGAACGACGCCATGAAGAGGCTCTCGAGCTGGGCCGCGATTCTGGCGGTCCCCACCGTCATCGCGGGGATTTACGGCATGAACTTTGAGGTCATGCCGGAACTGAAATGGACCGTGGGCTACCCCTTGGTCCTGGGACTGATGGCCCTGATTTGCGGGACCCTATATCTGGTCTTCAAGAAGAAGAACTGGATGTAG
- a CDS encoding adenylosuccinate synthase, with translation MPAIVIVGAQWGDEGKGKATDLLGGRVDYVVKPNGGNNAGHTVVVGGEKFELKLLPAGILSPNATPVIGNGVVVNPEALFEEIDGLQARGADTSKLRISANAHLVAPFHQTMDKVTERFLGKRAIGTTGRGIGPAYMDKIGRLGIRVQDIMDESILRQKVEGSLRQKNELLVKVYNRHHVEVDEIVDYFMSFAQRLEPMIVDSTLVLNNALDEGKTLLMEGGQATFLDVDHGTYPFVTSSNPTAGGASVGSGVGPTRISRVIGIQKAYTTRVGAGPFPTELFDEWGEFLQKTGGEFGVNTGRPRRCGWYDAVLARQAVRINGLTDLFLTKMDVLTGLEQIPVCVAYDVDGVRHDEIPMTQTEFHHAKPIYEYFDGWTEDISQAQSLDDLPENARKYVEKLEELSGCRISAIGVGPGRENTIVVRDLIDE, from the coding sequence ATGCCAGCAATCGTAATCGTCGGCGCCCAGTGGGGCGATGAGGGCAAAGGCAAAGCTACCGACCTCCTCGGCGGCCGCGTCGACTACGTCGTCAAGCCGAATGGCGGAAACAACGCTGGCCACACCGTCGTCGTCGGCGGGGAGAAGTTCGAACTCAAATTGCTGCCCGCTGGAATCCTGAGTCCTAACGCGACGCCGGTGATCGGAAATGGCGTGGTCGTCAATCCCGAGGCTCTCTTCGAGGAAATCGACGGCCTTCAAGCTCGCGGGGCGGATACGTCCAAATTGCGGATTTCCGCGAATGCTCACCTCGTGGCGCCGTTCCATCAGACCATGGACAAGGTGACCGAACGTTTCTTGGGCAAGCGCGCGATCGGAACGACGGGACGCGGCATCGGCCCCGCCTACATGGACAAGATCGGTCGCTTGGGCATCCGCGTTCAAGACATCATGGATGAGTCGATCCTTCGGCAGAAGGTCGAGGGGTCCCTCCGCCAGAAGAATGAGCTTCTGGTCAAGGTCTACAACCGGCACCATGTGGAAGTCGATGAGATCGTCGATTACTTCATGTCATTCGCTCAGCGGCTCGAACCGATGATCGTGGATTCCACGCTGGTTCTGAACAACGCGCTCGACGAGGGCAAAACCTTACTCATGGAGGGCGGCCAGGCTACCTTCCTGGATGTCGACCACGGGACATACCCCTTCGTGACCTCGTCGAATCCCACAGCCGGCGGTGCATCGGTGGGCTCCGGTGTGGGCCCGACCCGAATCTCACGAGTGATCGGCATTCAGAAGGCCTATACGACCCGTGTGGGTGCCGGGCCATTCCCGACCGAGCTCTTTGACGAGTGGGGCGAATTCCTTCAAAAGACCGGTGGCGAGTTCGGTGTGAATACCGGCCGTCCTCGCCGGTGCGGCTGGTACGACGCGGTTCTGGCCCGGCAAGCGGTCCGTATCAACGGGCTCACCGACCTCTTCCTCACCAAGATGGACGTTCTGACCGGACTCGAGCAAATTCCCGTCTGCGTGGCCTACGACGTCGATGGGGTGCGGCACGACGAGATTCCGATGACGCAAACCGAATTCCACCATGCCAAACCGATCTACGAGTACTTCGACGGATGGACCGAGGACATCTCTCAAGCACAGTCTCTGGACGACCTTCCGGAGAACGCACGGAAGTACGTCGAAAAACTCGAAGAACTCTCGGGATGCCGTATCTCTGCGATCGGCGTCGGGCCGGGGCGTGAGAACACGATCGTCGTTCGTGATCTCATCGATGAGTGA
- a CDS encoding DUF4870 domain-containing protein codes for MTNQPPHAPEPPDGGSWNGSASSAGQPGQPGPTGNPGQPGFQGSPGGPGPGPQDRSFDAYGNRIPSDARTMAVLSHLSTLVILLISAGWLSILGPLVFWFIYKDKPGYQFVRVSSAEAFNFNALVWIVNIAAWILVIVTFGVGIVIALPVWVVVNVVAFVCHIIGAVKANKGEIYRYPMKISILS; via the coding sequence ATGACGAATCAGCCTCCCCACGCGCCTGAGCCACCGGACGGGGGCTCGTGGAACGGGTCGGCCTCATCGGCCGGACAGCCGGGACAGCCAGGCCCGACCGGAAACCCCGGGCAGCCAGGCTTTCAGGGCAGTCCGGGTGGCCCCGGTCCTGGGCCGCAGGACCGATCCTTCGATGCCTACGGGAATCGCATTCCATCCGACGCTCGGACGATGGCAGTGCTCTCGCACTTGTCCACACTCGTCATCCTCCTGATTTCCGCCGGTTGGTTGAGCATTCTCGGACCGTTGGTCTTCTGGTTCATCTACAAGGACAAGCCCGGCTACCAATTTGTGCGCGTCTCGTCTGCAGAAGCGTTCAATTTCAATGCCTTGGTGTGGATCGTCAACATTGCCGCGTGGATCCTCGTCATCGTGACCTTCGGGGTCGGCATTGTCATCGCCCTTCCCGTATGGGTCGTCGTCAACGTCGTCGCGTTCGTCTGCCACATCATTGGGGCGGTCAAAGCGAATAAGGGCGAGATCTATCGCTATCCCATGAAGATCTCGATCCTCAGCTAA
- the ald gene encoding alanine dehydrogenase: protein MRIGVPTEIKPSERRIGMTPDGVHAVVDAGHEVFVQDGAGTGAGFGNAEYLAAGAQLGTQEEVWEKAELLVKVKEPIESEYSFLREDLTVFTYLHLAADRALTESLLKNRTRAIAYETVREGRSLPLLTPMSEIAGRLAAQAAAQYSLHTEGGAGILLGGTPGVTPARVVILGGGMVGTQAALLAVGLRAEVTILDAYLPRVRELTDYFGNSARVIASNPRNIERELEQADVVIGSVLVPGAAAPKLVRREHLKLLKPGSLLIDVAIDQGGCFETSHPTTYDDPVFEVDGIRHYCVANMPGAVPRTATASLTNATLPFILQLAQGIDDALERSAALAAGLNTDAGEIVFRGVADAFPDLPARRG, encoded by the coding sequence ATGCGTATTGGCGTGCCTACTGAGATTAAGCCGAGCGAGCGCCGAATCGGGATGACCCCCGATGGCGTACATGCTGTCGTCGACGCCGGACACGAGGTATTCGTCCAAGACGGTGCCGGAACCGGTGCTGGCTTCGGCAACGCGGAATACCTCGCGGCGGGAGCGCAGCTCGGCACTCAGGAAGAGGTCTGGGAAAAGGCCGAACTCTTGGTCAAGGTCAAAGAGCCCATCGAATCGGAGTACAGCTTTCTTCGCGAGGACTTGACCGTTTTCACCTACCTCCACCTCGCCGCAGACCGAGCACTGACCGAGTCACTCCTCAAGAACAGGACCCGTGCCATCGCGTACGAGACCGTGCGCGAGGGCCGATCTCTTCCTCTGCTGACCCCGATGTCCGAGATCGCCGGTCGACTAGCTGCTCAAGCGGCTGCCCAGTATTCCCTGCACACCGAGGGAGGGGCCGGTATTCTCCTGGGAGGAACCCCGGGCGTGACCCCGGCTCGCGTCGTGATCCTGGGCGGCGGCATGGTCGGAACCCAAGCCGCGTTGTTGGCCGTCGGTCTGAGGGCCGAGGTCACCATCCTCGATGCCTATCTGCCGCGCGTCCGCGAGCTCACGGACTACTTCGGCAATTCTGCCCGCGTGATTGCGAGCAACCCGCGCAACATCGAACGCGAACTGGAACAGGCCGACGTCGTCATCGGCTCGGTTCTTGTCCCGGGTGCTGCTGCCCCGAAGCTGGTCCGCCGGGAGCATCTCAAACTTCTCAAGCCGGGATCATTGCTCATCGACGTGGCGATCGACCAGGGCGGTTGCTTCGAGACGTCGCATCCGACCACCTACGATGATCCGGTTTTCGAGGTTGATGGTATTCGGCACTATTGCGTCGCCAACATGCCGGGCGCCGTTCCGCGGACGGCCACCGCCTCGTTGACCAACGCGACCCTGCCGTTCATTCTGCAGTTGGCTCAAGGGATCGACGACGCCCTCGAGCGGTCCGCGGCTTTGGCCGCCGGTCTCAATACGGACGCGGGAGAGATCGTCTTCCGGGGCGTGGCCGATGCCTTCCCGGATCTGCCGGCCCGCCGGGGGTAG